A single window of Nicotiana sylvestris chromosome 3, ASM39365v2, whole genome shotgun sequence DNA harbors:
- the LOC138888126 gene encoding uncharacterized protein codes for MFNAVNSAMEMFKAFMANQNERRDEIPPQSNRQSNSESSRVNEFLKLSPPVFHGSIVDEDPMLWLEGVKKALRVMKAFDDKAVELAAYQLRDVAGAWFEMWEKERDEDDGPPTWEEFEEAFMANFIPEEDREAKATEFEQLKQGYKSVQEYYMEFIRLAKHSPHMDKTEKAKIRRFVGGLAYHIKDTTSAATVGMEAFSSVVGFAKHLEKDRQLRREEKEHNKKARTTGRFNGTSSEGGRDSSNKESLAPAQFSHQSGGGSSFRRTQSNGNQSRQNQNFRTSSSHSQNHAEQHSHQQSLCGTCKRQHSATSVAPPQARGSHNQIGHGAGRGADRVTQGGGQPRLFATLDRQSAEASAEVITGSTFSYVTPYFAINLGLEPEQLSEPFLVSTPVGESVKVTRVYRGCIVSVQSRNTKADLIELEMVDFDVIMESEPPALQPVPIVRKFPEVFPDDLPGLPRERIIDFGIDLMPGT; via the exons ATGTTTAATGCTGTCAACAGTGCTATGGAGATGTTTAAAGCCTTTATGGCCAACCAGAACGAGAGAAGAGATGAGATTCCACCTCAATCAAATAGACAGAGCAATTCTGAGTCCTCAAgagtgaatgaatttttgaagttgagccctccagtgttccatggttctatagttgatgaagatccgatgttgtggctggagggtgtcaagaaagccctccgagtgatgaaagcatttgatgataaAGCTGTAGAGCTAGCTGCTTACCAGCTTAGAGATGTGGCCGGcgcttggtttgagatgtgggaaaaagaaagagatgaagatgatggtccgcctacttgggaagaatttgaagaggcTTTCATGGCTAACTTTATCCCAGAAGAGGATAGGGAAGCTAAGGCTACAGAGTTCGAACAGCTCAAGCAAGGGTATAAAAGTGTGCAAGAGTACTACATGGAATTCATAAGGTTAGCTAAGCATTCTCCTCACATGGATAAGACTGAAAAAGCAAAGATTCGCAGGTTTGTGGGCGGTTTAGCTTACCACATTAAGGATACGACATCAGCTGCAACAGTAGGGATGGAAGCCTTCTCTTCTGTTGTGGGATTTGCCAAGCACTTAGAGAAAGACAGACAActaaggagagaagaaaaagagcataACAAGAAAGCCCGTACAACGGGCAGGTTTAATGGTACATCCAGCGAAGGTGGAAGGGATTCCTCTAATAAGGAGTCATTAGCACCAGCTCAGTTCAGTCATCAGTCAGGTGGTGGGTCTTCCTTCAGACGTACTCAGAGTAATGGAAATCAGTCTCGCCAGAATCAGAAttttaggacatcatcctcacatagCCAGAATCATGCTGAGCAACATTCACACCAGCAAAGTCTTTGTGGAACATGTAAGCGGCAACATTCAG CTACTTCAGTTGCACCACCTCAGGCTCGTGGTTCTCATAATCAGATAGGGCATGGAGCAGGCAGAGGTGCAGACCGAGTTACTCAGGGAGGGGGACAACCCCGTTTGTTTGCTACACTTGATCGTCAGAGTGCAGAGGCATCTGCagaagttattacag gttcaacattttcatatgtgactccatactttgcaattaaccTCGGACTAGAACCTGAACAACTTAGTGAGCCATTCCTAGTATCTACTCCAGTTGGCGAGTCAGTGAAAGTCACCAGAGTCTATAGAGGTTGTATAGTTTCAGTCCAAAGTCGCAACACCAAAGCCGATCTCATAGAGttagaaatggtggattttgatgtgatcatgg aatcagaaccaccagcTCTTCAGCCAGTGCCAATTGTTAGAAAATTTCCAGAAGTTTTCCCAGATGACCTTCCCGGACTTCCTCGCGAAAGAATCATAGACTTCGGCATTGATCTCATGCCAGGCACTTAG
- the LOC104216987 gene encoding putative RING-H2 finger protein ATL21A translates to MLTRGLLFACVLLLVTFITSSKAQDISQCIPSSCGHISEIKFPFRLRTDPEHCGRHGYELDCQNNQTVFNYKSRIFYVQEINYRSYSIRLLDPGLKDQRENCTVFPNHRASYDAMTSQIFEWVRVNNDINYVNCRAPINSSQYIPTSFCSKNTTSFSYLVIREILQASDLVGGCRVETVAWSSAPGISSNKSSTLTSTHQGLAYGFELSWKRNLLCRNCDPSRGGECTIEENSDRATCRYWCKEDIHVSKLTFRCKVEYYSVFVLFFGGIGIGGVLVLRFLLGIPILIAAVLWQCKRRNLHTSSNEQNC, encoded by the exons ATGTTGACAAGAGGGCTGCTTTTCGCTTGTGTTTTGTTACTTGTGACATTCATAACCAGTTCTAAAGCGCAGGATATTTCTCAATGTATCCCTTCTTCCTGCGGCCAtatttcagaaataaaatttCCCTTCCGATTGAGGACTGATCCTGAGCATTGTGGTAGACACGGATATGAGCTCGATTGCCAGAACAACCAAACCGTGTTCAATTATAAGTCCAGAATTTTCTACGTACAGGAAATTAACTACAGAAGCTACTCAATAAGGCTACTTGATCCCGGCCTAAAAGATCAGAGAGAAAATTGCACAGTTTTTCCAAATCACAGGGCAAGTTATGATGCCATGACTAGCCAAATCTTTGAATGGGTTCGCGTTAACAATGATATCAACTATGTCAACTGTCGAGCTCCTATCAACTCGTCACAGTATATTCCTACAAGTTTTTGTAGCAAAAATACAACGAGTTTTAGCTACCTTGTCATAAGAGAAATATTGCAAGCTTCGGATTTGGTTGGCGGCTGCAGAGTTGAAACTGTTGCATGGTCCTCTGCTCCTGGCATTTCATCAAACAAGTCGTCTACGTTAACAAGCACACATCAAGGCCTGGCGTATGGGTTTGAGCTCTCTTGGAAGCGTAATCTGTTATGTAGAAATTGCGACCCGAGTCGTGGCGGCGAGTGCACTATTGAAGAAAACAGCGACAGAGCTACTTGCCGTTATTGGTGCAAAGAGGACATTCACGTTTCGAAACTTACGTTCCGATGCAAAGTCGAGTACTATTCTG TTTTTGTATTGTTCTTTGGCGGTATAGGAATAG GTGGAGTTTTGGTGCTGAGATTTCTACTGGGAATTCCGATCTTGATTGCAGCAGTGCTGTGGCAGTGCAAAAGACGGAATTTGCATACATCCTCCAATGAACAGAACTGTTAA
- the LOC104216990 gene encoding rust resistance kinase Lr10-like, whose product MRMTQILIHLFLHLIFLGVALGQVITIQDQCLPTRCGDFGPVIRFPFRLKNRQPTNCGYPGFELSCTKDNVSQFMLQFPLQASIKNIVIPISANVSVQEIDYNSQTIRLSELNASCLPRQISNINSSASLFTFDPNSYGGFTLFNCSSNKEYSTSSDRINCLSGPHYDVLAFRSYYSISQFPSSCTKMYNISDVPNEVLFGRPEYSPTQIYLHWSEPFCGNCEADGKYCKLKSNGSGSETECADIPSKGPSKKVIVASVLGSVFAFALIILVVYKIVKLKIKKEDQKRIERFLEDYKALRPTRYSYADIKKITEQFKYKLGQGGYGKVYKGKLTNEILVAIKVLNNFKGDGEDFINEVGSIGRIHHVNVVRLVGYCADGYRRALVYEYLQNDTLQKIISSGNGRGSSLCWEKMQQIAVGIAKGIEYLHQGCNQRIVHFDIKPHNILLDQDFNPKVADFGLAKLCSKEQSAVSMTAARGTIGYIAPEVFSRNYGNVSYKADIYSFGMLLLDMIGGRKKFDAANEENSSSQIYYPEWMYKQLEKGEEIEIQIDNEDDSSIIKKLAIVGLWCIQWYPADRPSMKVVIQMLEGEGCPIMPPNPFGSLNSPNKRTTAEGSQFSSELGSSFETGTSSNE is encoded by the exons ATGAGAATGACCCAAATCCTAATTCACTTGTTTCTGCATCTAATATTCTTGGGAGTAGCTCTAGGACAAGTAATAACAATCCAAGATCAATGCTTGCCAACAAGATGTGGCGATTTCGGTCCAGTAATTCGATTCCCTTTTCGCCTTAAAAATCGTCAGCCAACCAACTGTGGCTACCCTGGTTTTGAACTGTCTTGTACCAAAGACAATGTTAGTCAATTCATGCTCCAGTTTCCATTGCAGGCATCTATCAAGAACATTGTCATTCCAATATCAGCCAATGTTTCTGTTCAGGAAATTGATTACAACTCACAGACAATAAGATTATCAGAACTCAATGCTTCGTGTCTTCCCAGGCAAATTTCAAACATAAACTCGTCTGCTTCGCTGTTTACTTTTGATCCGAACTCATATGGTGGCTTCACTTTATTCAATTGTTCCTCAAATAAGGAGTACTCAACGTCTTCTGATCGGATCAACTGCCTTAGCGGCCCTCATTATGACGTTCTTGCCTTTCGATCTTACTATAGTATCTCTCAGTTTCCATCTTCGTGTACAAAGATGTACAATATTTCAGATGTTCCAAACGAGGTACTTTTTGGGCGACCAGAATATAGTCCCACCCAGATTTATTTGCATTGGTCCGAACCATTTTGTGGAAATTGTGAAGCTGATGGAAAGTACTGCAAGTTGAAATCCAATGGTTCAGGCAGTGAAACTGAATGCGCTGACATTCCTAGCAAAG GGCCGTCAAAGAAAGTTATTGTCGCAAGTGTACTAGGTAGTGTGTTTGCCTTCGCGTTAATCATTTTAGTAGTGTACAAAATAGTCaaattgaaaataaagaaagaggaTCAGAAAAGGATTGAGAGATTTTTAGAGGATTATAAAGCTCTCAGACCTACAAGATACAGTTATGCAGATATTAAGAAGATAACAGAGCAATTCAAGTATAAACTAGGTCAAGGAGGCTATGGAAAAGTATACAAAGGGAAGCTAACCAATGAAATTCTTGTTGCAATTAAGGTCCTTAACAATTTCAAGGGCGACGGCGAAGACTTCATTAATGAAGTGGGAAGCATAGGTAGAATTCATCATGTGAATGTTGTGCGCTTAGTTGGATATTGTGCTGATGGATATAGACGCGCTCTTGTGTACGAATATTTACAAAATGACACGCTTCAAAAGATCATATCGTCAGGGAACGGGAGAGGTTCATCACTATGTTGGGAGAAGATGCAACAAATAGCTGTAGGAATCGCCAAAGGTATCGAGTATTTGCATCAGGGGTGCAACCAACGAATTGTACATTTTGATATTAAACCTCATAACATCTTGCTAGACCAAGATTTCAATCCAAAAGTTGCGGATTTTGGTCTGGCAAAGTTGTGCTCAAAGGAGCAAAGTGCTGTGTCAATGACAGCTGCTCGAGGCACCATTGGCTATATTGCCCCTGAAGTGTTCTCCAGGAACTATGGAAATGTGTCGTACAAAGCAGATATCTATAGTTTTGGAATGctgttgcttgatatgattgGTGGAAGGAAGAAATTTGATGCTGCAAATGAGGAGAACAGCAGTAGTCAGATTTACTACCCCGAGTGGATGTACAAACAACTGGAGAAAGGAGAAGAAATAGAAATCCAAATTGACAATGAAGATGACAGCAGCATAATCAAGAAACTAGCAATTGTAGGACTTTGGTGCATTCAATGGTATCCAGCGGATAGGCCATCAATGAAAGTTGTGATTCAAATGCTAGAAGGAGAAGGCTGTCCCATCATGCCACCTAATCCTTTCGGCTCTCTGAATTCGCCAAACAAGAGGACAACTGCAGAAGGAAGCCAATTCAGCAGTGAGCTCGGAAGCAGTTTTGAAACTGGTACAAGTTCGAATGAGTAA
- the LOC104216988 gene encoding rust resistance kinase Lr10-like: protein MMLGRRLWIATLVICITIVKAQNVTHCSSSCGDIHNISFPFRLKADPHDCGDSRFELDCQNNRTVISLGTLIGSDAGIYNVLEINYDNFIIRAIDPGVEHQISRNCTTSPNNFHMFAPTAPTFSSTDSSSPILYVNCLSTANSSSYVETTFCGSQNKTTSSSSQSHSYLTVGQDMTISDLAENCSVEMVAWTSARGLSADNNSLSSINAALTDGFELSWKRALLCRECDVRGAFCFEDDGYRCSNPCYSYYVTERFPLPCRLSHNGVLTTIYVGSVTFSILSLRFLFGLVFLIALVVHKWRRRHLSMYQSIEDFLQIQSNLVPIKYSYSEIKKMTNKFKEKLGEGAYGTVFKGKLRSGPFVAVKMMHKSMTSGQEFISEVSTIGRIHHVNVVQLIGFCVEGSKRALVYDFMPNGSLDKYIFQQEGTISLSYKQMFDISLGVTRGVEYLHRGCDMQILHFDIKPHNILLDENFSPKISDFGLAKLYPTDDSIVSLTAARGTMGYMAPELFYKNIGGISYKADVYSYGMLLMEMAGRRKNMNPFDDHLSQIYFPTWVYDQFNEGNDIEIHDTTDEERRMVKRMIIVALWCIQMKPADRPAMNKVVEMLEGDDELLQMPPRPFIAPREINAGDVIETIRISSDILGC from the exons ATGATGTTGGGAAGACGACTCTGGATTGCTACTCTTGTAATCTGCATAACCATTGTCAAAGCCCAAAATGTTACTCACTGTTCTTCTTCTTGCGGTGATATTCATAACATCAGTTTTCCTTTTCGATTGAAAGCTGATCCCCACGACTGTGGAGATTCCAGGTTCGAGCTCGATTGCCAGAACAACCGTACTGTCATAAGTTTGGGTACTCTCATAGGTTCGGACGCAGGAATATATAACGTGCTAGAAATCAACTATGATAATTTCATTATCAGAGCAATTGACCCTGGTGTGGAGCATCAAATTAGTAGGAACTGCACTACTTCTCCTAATAACTTCCACATGTTTGCTCCCACCGCCCCAACTTTTTCCAGTACTGATTCGAGCAGTCCCATTCTTTACGTCAATTGTTTATCCACTGCAAATTCTTCCAGCTATGTGGAGACTACTTTCTGTGGTTCACAGAACAAgactacttcttcttcttctcagaGTCATAGCTATCTCACCGTTGGACAGGACATGACAATTTCGGATTTGGCAGAGAATTGCAGCGTTGAAATGGTTGCCTGGACTTCGGCTAGGGGGCTTTCAGCGGACAATAATTCTCTATCGAGCATTAATGCGGCTCTGACAGATGGGTTTGAGCTTTCTTGGAAACGTGCCTTACTGTGCAGAGAATGTGACGTGAGAGGAGCCTTCTGTTTTGAAGACGACGGTTATAGATGCAGCAACCCCTGCTATAGCTACTATGTGACGGAGAGATTTCCCCTCCCTT GTCGCCTCTCCCACAATGGTG TTCTTACAACAATATACGTTGGAAGTGTTACAT TTTCAATTCTGTCACTGCGCTTTCTCTTTGGATTGGTTTTCCTGATTGCATTAGTTGTGCATAAATGGAGAAGACGACACTTATCTATGTACCAATCAATTGAAGACTTCCTGCAAATCCAGAGCAACCTTGTGCCAATTAAGTATTCCTATTCTGAGATTAAGAAGATGACTAATAAATTCAAGGAAAAACTAGGCGAAGGAGCCTATGGAACTGTCTTTAAAGGAAAGCTCCGTAGTGGTCCTTTTGTTGCAGTGAAGATGATGCACAAATCTATGACTAGTGGCCAAGAATTTATCAGTGAAGTTTCCACAATTGGAAGGATTCATCATGTTAATGTTGTGCAGCTCATTGGATTCTGTGTTGAGGGCTCGAAACGTGCTTTGGTATATGACTTCATGCCTAATGGTTCCTTGGACAAGTACATATTCCAGCAAGAAGGAACTATTTCCTTGAGTTACAAACAAATGTTCGATATATCTCTTGGAGTGACCCGTGGGGTAGAATACCTACATCGGGGCTGTGACATGCAGATCTTACATTTTGATATTAAGCCACATAACATTCTTCTTGACGAAAATTTCAGCCCCAAAATATCTGACTTTGGGCTTGCCAAATTGTATCCAACAGATGATAGTATAGTGAGTCTAACTGCAGCAAGAGGGACAATGGGTTACATGGCTCCtgagttgttttataaaaatattgGAGGAATCTCATACAAAGCCGATGTATATAGTTATGGCATGTTGTTGATGGAAATGGCAGGCAGAAGGAAGAACATGAACCCATTTGACGACCACTTAAGCCAGATTTACTTTCCTACCTGGGTTTATGACCAATTTAATGAAGGAAATGATATAGAGATACATGATACCACCGATGAAGAAAGGAGGATGGTAAAGAGGATGATAATTGTGGCGTTGTGGTGCATACAGATGAAGCCAGCTGATCGTCCTGCAATGAACAAAGTTGTTGAAATGcttgaaggagatgatgaactCCTACAGATGCCCCCAAGACCTTTTATAGCTCCCCGTGAGATTAATGCTGGAGATGTTATTGAGACAATAAGAATATCCAGTGACATTCTAGGTTGTTAA
- the LOC104237863 gene encoding rust resistance kinase Lr10-like, producing the protein MTPILIHLFLHLLLLLHSGVEVAAQDKCLPTRCGDFGPLIRFPFRLKNQQPPGCGYPGFELSCTSDNITQFMLPFPLWASTKNIDISLSTNVSVGEIDYKSQKIKVSGFNPLCLPRHLQNINASASPFTTIPQDPYVGYTLFNCSSDKGYAIPFDRITCLSGPHYDVLALASSMSISFLPSSCKYMYNISYIPDEVLFGQQELSQTQIPLHWSEPFCGNCEADGNYCKLKSNGSGSETECVDGPGEPSKGLSKEGIVASVLGGASAFVAVYGLVKLKIKKEDQKRVERFLEDYKALRPTRYSYADIKKITKQFKYKLGQGGYGKVYTGKLTKEILVAVKVLNNFKGDGEDFINEVGSIGRIHHVNVVRLVGYCADGYRRALVYEYLPNDTLQKIISSGNGNTSLGWEKMQQIAVGIAKGIEYLHQGCNQRIVHFDIKPHNILLDQDFNPKVADFGLAKLCAKDQSAVSMTAARGTIGYIAPEVFSRNYGNVSYKADIYSFGMLLLDMIGGRKKFEVANEQNDISEIYYPEWMYKQLEKGEEIEIQIEDEDDSSIIKKLAIVGLWCIQWSPADRPSMKVVIQMLEGEGIPIMPANPFGSINSPNVGSNAERSQFGCELGSSFGTGASLNIE; encoded by the exons ATGACCCCAATCCTTATTCATTTGTTTCTTCATCTACTGCTACTACTACACTCTGGCGTAGAAGTAGCAGCCCAAGATAAATGCTTGCCAACAAGATGTGGCGACTTTGGTCCGCTCATCCGGTTCCCATTCCGGCTAAAAAATCAACAACCACCTGGCTGTGGCTACCCTGGTTTCGAACTATCTTGTACATCAGACAATATTACTCAATTCATGCTCCCATTTCCCCTGTGGGCATCGACCAAGAACATTGACATTTCACTATCAACCAATGTTTCTGTTGGGGAAATTGATTACAAGTCACAGAAAATAAAAGTATCAGGTTTCAATCCTTTGTGTCTTCCAAGGCACCTTCAAAACATAAATGCGTCTGCTTCTCCGTTCACTACAATTCCTCAGGATCCATATGTTGGCTACACTTTATTCAATTGTTCCTCAGACAAAGGGTACGCAATTCCTTTTGATCGGATAACTTGCCTTAGCGGCCCACATTATGACGTCCTTGCTCTTGCCTCTTCAATGAGTATCTCTTTTTTACCATCTTCTTGTAAATATATGTACAATATTTCATATATCCCAGACGAGGTACTTTTTGGGCAACAAGAATTAAGTCAAACCCAGATTCCTCTCCATTGGTCTGAACCATTTTGTGGGAATTGTGAAGCTGATGGAAACTACTGCAAGTTGAAATCCAATGGTTCAGGTAGCGAAACCGAATGCGTTGACGGCCCAGGAGAACCTAGCAAAG GGCTGTCAAAAGAAGGCATTGTCGCAAGTGTACTGGGTGGTGCGTCTGCTTTTGTAGCAGTCTACGGACTAGTCaaattgaaaataaagaaagaggaTCAAAAAAGGGTTGAGAGGTTTTTGGAGGATTATAAAGCTCTCAGACCTACAAGATACAGTTATGCAGATATCAAAAAGAttacaaagcaattcaagtataAACTAGGTCAAGGAGGTTATGGGAAAGTATACACAGGGAAGCTGACCAAGGAAATTCTTGTTGCGGTTAAGGTCCTTAACAATTTCAAGGGCGATGGTGAAGACTTTATTAATGAAGTGGGCAGTATAGGCAGAATTCACCATGTGAATGTTGTGCGCTTAGTTGGATATTGTGCTGATGGATATCGACGAGCTCTTGTGTATGAATATTTACCAAACGATACGCTTCAAAAGATCATATCATCAGGGAATGGAAACACGTCACTAGGTTGGGAGAAGATGCAACAAATAGCTGTAGGAATCGCCAAAGGGATCGAGTATTTGCATCAAGGGTGCAATCAAAGAATTGTACATTTTGATATTAAGCCTCATAATATCTTGCTAGACCAAGATTTCAATccaaaagttgcagattttgggctAGCAAAGTTGTGTGCCAAGGACCAAAGTGCTGTATCAATGACTGCTGCTCGAGGCACCATTGGCTATATTGCCCCTGAAGTGTTCTCCAGGAACTATGGAAATGTGTCATATAAAGCAGATATTTATAGTTTTGGCATgttgttgcttgatatgattGGTGGAAGGAAGAAATTTGAAGTCGCAAATGAACAGAACGATATTAGTGAGATTTACTACCCAGAGTGGATGTACAAACAACTAGAGAAAGGAGAAGAAATAGAAATCCAAATTGAGGATGAAGATGACAGCAGCATAATCAAGAAACTAGCAATTGTAGGACTTTGGTGCATTCAATGGTCTCCAGCGGATAGACCATCCATGAAAGTTGTGATACAAATGCTAGAAGGTGAAGGCATTCCCATTATGCCAGCAAATCCTTTCGGCTCTATAAATTCGCCAAACGTGGGTTCAAATGCAGAAAGAAGCCAATTCGGCTGTGAGCTTGGAAGCAGTTTTGGAACTGGTGCAAGTTTGAATATTGAGTAA